AGCAGCTGGTTGAGCGTCTGCTCGCGTTCGTCATTGCCGCCGCCGAGACCGGCGCCGCGATGACGGCCGACGGCATCGATTTCGTCGATGAAGATGATGCAGGGCGCATTCTTCTTCGCCTGCTCGAACATGTCTCGTACACGGCTGGCGCCGACGCCGACGAACATTTCGACGAAGTCGGAACCTGAAATGGTGAAGAACGGCACGTTGGCTTCGCCGGCAACCGAGCGGGCGAGCAGCGTCTTACCGGTGCCCGGAGGACCGACGAGCAGCACGCCGCGCGGGATCTTGCCGCCGAGACGCTGGAACTTCTGCGGATCGCGCAGGAATTCGACGATTTCCTCGAGATCCTGCTTGGCTTCGTCGACACCGGCGACGTCGTCGAAGGTCACACGGCCATGCGCTTCGGTGAGCAGTTTGGCCTTCGACTTGCCGAAGCCCATCGCGCCGCGCGAGCCGCCCTGCATCTGCCGCATGAAGAACAGCCAGACGCCGAGAATCAGAAGCATCGGCAAAAGCGTGCCGAGATAGCTGAGGAAACCCGATGAACCGTCCGTTTCAGGACGGGCCGAAACCAGAACGTTCTTAGACTGCAGGCGATCAAGCAAGCTGTCGTCGATTACGGGCGAATAGGTCTGGAAGGTGGTGCCATTTTCAACATAGCTTCCGGAGAGACGGTTCCCCGTGACCACGACTTCCTTCACGCGGCCCGCATCGACCTCACGCAGAAATTGCGAATAAGGGATTTCGCGGGAGCCCGTCTGCGCCGGCGCCGTCTGGAACATACTGAAAAGGGCGATCAGCAGAAGCGCTATGATCGCCCACAAGGCGAAATTACGTAAGTTAGGGTTCATTGAACTCCCCAGCACTGGAACAGCCGCCTCATGGCGACCGTCTTATTCGCTTCTAACATAGGGTTGCGCCGTGCGATTGCCAAGGCGATCCCCCAGGTCAGATGGTTTTTCCGTCAATACTTCTTAAAGGCGGCCTCGGATAGGGCGCCGTTACGAAAACCGCCGAAAGCCTATCGGCAAAGATGAAATCAAATCGTGTCAAAAAGCGGTCGAACGGTGCGAAATAGGGCGTGAGGTCGACCATGCGGGCATATTCCTGAGATAAAAGCGCTCCTTCGGCGGATAAAGCCGGTGCTGAGGCTATGGCGCGGTTCCATGCCGCCTTGGGAAGGTGCTCAAAATGATGTTCCCTCATTCCTGTCCTCGGGCTTGACCCGAGGGACAGGAATGAGGGGGAGTGTGATGCGGCCTCGACGACGATTGGTCTGGCCACTCCGTTGCGCACAAAAAACCTCCCATCCCAAACACCCGCCTCTCCCGGCCGCAACACCAGCGGCAAAATCCCCCGGCTTTCGCGTGTGAGATAAAGCCCGTCACGCCTGAGATCGAACACCACCCTGCCGGCGGTCATCCGTGCCGGCTGGCTGCCGGTGGCAAATGCAAGGATACGCTCCATATGCGCCCTCCCCGGGGCAAACGGCTGCCCGCCGAAAACGCCTGTCAGACGGCCGAGCGCATAGTCGAGGACTGCCCGATCCCGCCGCAACCCGTCAGGCATCACCTGCCCGAGCAGGCCGCCGTGAAGCCTGAAATGACGGTCCAGCCATTCCGCGGCCTTGGCCGAAAGCGCCAGTCGCTCTTCCCAGGCCCTGCGGATATTTTTCTCCGGACCCGCACCGGCCGACAGCTGCCGGCGGATTCGCACGCGCTCGTACTTCACATCCTCATTGCTCGGATCGTCGATCCACGGCACGCCCCGCTCTTTCAGGAAAGAGCGGATATCCGCCCGGCTGGAAAAGAGAAGCTGCCGCAGGACCCAAAAATGCCGGTTGAAGAGCACCGCATCGGCAATGCCGGTCGAGGCCTGCTCCGTTCGCATGCCGCGCATGGCAAGTGTTTCGCGCTGGTCGTCGAGTGTATGGGCGGTGACGATGAGATCGGCGCCAAACGCTGCCGCCGCTTCGGCCAGAAGGCCGTAACGCGCCTCGCGGGCCGCGGCCATGATGCCGGTTCTCGGCTTGTCGCCCTGCCAGGTCGCGATGGTGTGGGGAATGCCGCGTGATGTGCAGAGGGCTGCAGCTGTATGCGCCTCGTCTGCGGAGCCGGCGCGCAACGCATGGTCGACGGTCGCAGCGCATAGGGATATTTTGAGATGAGGCGCGGCCTTCACGGCTTCGTCGAGGAGGAGAAGCAGGCCGGTGGAATCACTGCCGCCCGATATCGCGACGAGAATGCGTGCAGGGCTTTGAAGGGACGAGAGAAACTGGAGGATCGCCTCTTGCGGCGATCGGACTTCCGGAGACATGCCGGAAGACCTTAGCAGGCGAGGCGCTTCTGTTCGCTCGCAACCTTGCTTATGACGGCACGCGAAGCCTTGGGATAACGCTTCGAGACTTCGCGCAGCGTCGCACAGGCCGTCTCGGTATTGTCGAGCGCAGCAAGCGACATGCCGAGTTTCAACAGCATTTCAGGCGCCTTTTCTGATGTGCCGTATTTCTGATGTGCATTGAGGAAGGTTTTGGCCGCCTCATTGTACTTGCCCTGCGAATAGAGCGCTTCGCCAAGCCAGAAATTGGCGTCCGCCGCCCGCGCGCTGCTCGGGTAGCGGGTGATGTACTGGGTGAATTCCTGTTCGGCCGTGCTGTAATCGCCGGACAAGACGTGACCATAGGCCGACTTGTACTGGTCCGCTTCACCACCGAGCGATGCGGTCTGCTGCGGATTAGCGGTATTGGGAACCGGGCCGGAGCCGATCCCCGCATTTTCATCGACACTTCCGCCGATCGCATTGCCCTTCTGATCGAAATCGATCGAGCCGAGCTCCTTCGGCGGTTGGCCGAGGCCGCTATTGGCAGGCACGTCGGTGGAGGGAGCCGTTTCGGCTCCCTGCGGTGCTTGGATCACCTTGGCGATGTCATCGCCGCCGGAAGCTGCCGGAGCGACGTCGGTCTCGCTCTTCTTGACAGGAGCCTTGGCACCGCCGCCGCTGGCACCCGTCTTTTCCAACTGCTGGAAGCGGAATTCATTGTCTTCCTGCTGCTTGCGGATCGTCTCCTGCATCTGCAGCAGCTGGAAGCTCATCTCCTCGATCCGGCCGTTCAGCTGCCGCAGTTGCTCTTCGAGCTGCTGCACGCGGACCTCGGCATCGCCGCTCTGCACCTTGACGACCGGCAGCGCCGACGGGTTTTCCGCGGATCGACCGCCGAGATGCAGCCCGAAGAACGAGGCCGAATAGGCCGTCCGCTCGCTCCCGGTCACGGCCGCGAGGCACAGCATGCCTGCCACGACAAGTTTCTTCATATGTATCGTCCTGTCCCAGTGATTCTTCGCGCCTCGATGACACGAGCAGGAGATTTTTCCAATTGCTGTCAAAAAGCAACGGAGTCTGGCCAAAGTGTGGTCAAAAAGAAAAGGCGGCCCCTGATGGGACCGCCTTCCGAAAGCGAACTAAGTCGGCAATTACATGCCGGCGCCGCCGAGAACCGTGACTGCGCGGCGGTTCTGCGACCAGCAGGAAATATCGTCGCAGACGGCAACCGGACGTTCCTTGCCGTAGGAAATCGTCTTCAGGCGCTGCGCCGGAACGCCCCGCGAAGCAAGATAATCCTTGGCGGCGGCCGCACGGCGGGCACCGAGCGCGAGGTTGTATTCGCGCGTACCGCGTTCGTCGGCATGGCCTTCGACGGTGATCTGGTAGTTCGGGTAGCGGCCGAGCCATTGGGCCTGACGGTCGAGCGTCTGCGAAGCATCGGCACGGATCGACGAGGAGTCGGTATCGAAGAAGATGCGGTCGCCGACATTGACCGTGAAGTCCTGGGCCGAGCCCGGCGTTGCGGAGCCACCCGCGCCGGAGCCGAGGCCGAGATCGCCGGCGCTGTTCGGCGGCTTCTTGGCGCAGCTCGCAAGCGCGAGACCGGCGACAAGCGCGATCATGACGGGGTTGCGGGCGAAATTCTGCATGCGGCTCATTGCCGGGGTATGAATTCGGCTCATGGCCGGTCTCCTTGCGGGTTCATCAGGGTTTCCGGACAGTAACCGCACTCGGTTAACCGCCCCTCAAAAATTGTGGTTAACGAATTACTGATTTGTCCCTTGGTCGCTCGATTCCATGACTTTGGGACGACATGAAGGCAGAAGCGCATTGCCTACTCCATAAGCGGCGACCAAGCGGGGTCGGAACCGTAGCTCGGCGTCTTCACAAGCTGCTCGTTGTAGCCGGTCAA
This Rhizobium sp. NZLR1 DNA region includes the following protein-coding sequences:
- the tilS gene encoding tRNA lysidine(34) synthetase TilS gives rise to the protein MSPEVRSPQEAILQFLSSLQSPARILVAISGGSDSTGLLLLLDEAVKAAPHLKISLCAATVDHALRAGSADEAHTAAALCTSRGIPHTIATWQGDKPRTGIMAAAREARYGLLAEAAAAFGADLIVTAHTLDDQRETLAMRGMRTEQASTGIADAVLFNRHFWVLRQLLFSSRADIRSFLKERGVPWIDDPSNEDVKYERVRIRRQLSAGAGPEKNIRRAWEERLALSAKAAEWLDRHFRLHGGLLGQVMPDGLRRDRAVLDYALGRLTGVFGGQPFAPGRAHMERILAFATGSQPARMTAGRVVFDLRRDGLYLTRESRGILPLVLRPGEAGVWDGRFFVRNGVARPIVVEAASHSPSFLSLGSSPRTGMREHHFEHLPKAAWNRAIASAPALSAEGALLSQEYARMVDLTPYFAPFDRFLTRFDFIFADRLSAVFVTAPYPRPPLRSIDGKTI
- the ybgF gene encoding tol-pal system protein YbgF, producing the protein MKKLVVAGMLCLAAVTGSERTAYSASFFGLHLGGRSAENPSALPVVKVQSGDAEVRVQQLEEQLRQLNGRIEEMSFQLLQMQETIRKQQEDNEFRFQQLEKTGASGGGAKAPVKKSETDVAPAASGGDDIAKVIQAPQGAETAPSTDVPANSGLGQPPKELGSIDFDQKGNAIGGSVDENAGIGSGPVPNTANPQQTASLGGEADQYKSAYGHVLSGDYSTAEQEFTQYITRYPSSARAADANFWLGEALYSQGKYNEAAKTFLNAHQKYGTSEKAPEMLLKLGMSLAALDNTETACATLREVSKRYPKASRAVISKVASEQKRLAC
- the pal gene encoding peptidoglycan-associated lipoprotein Pal — encoded protein: MSRIHTPAMSRMQNFARNPVMIALVAGLALASCAKKPPNSAGDLGLGSGAGGSATPGSAQDFTVNVGDRIFFDTDSSSIRADASQTLDRQAQWLGRYPNYQITVEGHADERGTREYNLALGARRAAAAKDYLASRGVPAQRLKTISYGKERPVAVCDDISCWSQNRRAVTVLGGAGM